One Carassius carassius chromosome 28, fCarCar2.1, whole genome shotgun sequence genomic window carries:
- the LOC132108444 gene encoding uncharacterized protein LOC132108444 → MKGDVEREYLSPDLNLLRMFRLYKENNPASTAKFWLYRDIFKQQNLSFGQPRSDTCAKCDALFSKLVAATTDGERLKIAAESELHHRKAEKAYTQLQADTEWAKTNDDCHVICIDMQGVVFTPNLTHSNVYYQRQLANYNLCIQEMGIDKPPTMCLWHEGIARRGSIEVASCLLKWAETSFAPLVQAKERKLIIYSDRCCGPNNNWRVLNLMALLVSRGYFSQIEQKFMVSGHSFLPCDRSFATLDKRRKVSTLHTPSDVAEMIRGARQLHPFKVIEMKCADFRQLPDATLKHPPGFLITSMMWLKVTATDPWCVHTKGSHSLYEGWKHWLITKQRKNQPPPAPLFSTTYARAYEDPLPIKKEKHRDLMKMLAYMPAEAQAFYGTLECEE, encoded by the exons ATGAAGGGAGATGTGGAGAGGGAGTACCTGAGCCCTGATTTAAACCTGCTCCGCATGTTCCGCCTATACAAGGAAAACAATCCAGCATCCACTGCAAAGTTCTGGCTCTATAGGGACATCTTCAAGCAGCAAAACCTCAGTTTTGGGCAGCCAAGAAGTGATACTTGTGCAAAATGTGACGCCCTGTTCTCAAAATTAGTAGCTGCTACAACAGATGGAGAAAGGTTGAAGATCGCAGCCGAGAGTGAGCTTCACCACCGGAAAGCCGAAAAAGCGTACACCCAGTTGCAGGCTGACACAGAGTGGGCCAAAACCAATGATGACTGCCATGTCATTTGCATCGACATGCAGGGGGTAGTGTTCACGCCAAACCTGACACACTCCAACGTGTACTATCAACGGCAGCTGGCCAACTACAACCTCTGTATCCAGGAGATGGGCATTGACAAACCTCCTACAATGTGCCTCTGGCATGAGGGCATCGCTCGCAGAGGTTCCATCGAGGTGGCAAGCTGTCTTTTGAAGTGGGCAGAAACATCTTTCGCTCCCCTAGTCCAGGCAAAGGAACGGAAGCTCATCATCTATAGTGACCGATGCTGTGGGCCGAACAACAACTGGCGAGTCCTAAACCTCATGGCCCTACTCGTATCTAGAGGGTACTTCAGTCAGATAGAGCAGAAGTTCATGGTGTCTGGTCACTCCTTCCTTCCCTGTGACCGTTCATTTGCCACGCTGGACAAGAGGCGTAAGGTGTCCACACTCCACACCCCCAGCGATGTCGCCGAGATGATCCGTGGAGCCAGGCAGCTGCATCCATTTAAAGTAATTGAGATGAAATGTGCGGACTTCAGGCAGCTCCCTGAtgcaacattaaagcatccacctGGCTTCCTAATCACATCCATGATGTGGTTGAAAGTGACAG CTACTGATCCATGGTGTGTCCACACAAAAGGGAGCCACAGCCTCTACGAGGGATGGAAGCATTGGCTGATCACCAAACAGAGGAAGAATCAACCACCTCCAGCTCCCTTGTTTTCCACCACGTATGCTCGTGCTTATGAGGACCCTCTGCCCATCAAGAAGGAGAAGCACCGTGACCTTATGAAAATGCTAGCCTACATGCCAGCAGAGGCCCAAGCATTTTATGGGACACTAGAATGTGAAGAGTAG